The nucleotide sequence GATTTCCTAAATTATCTGAAGTCTATGTGGTGATGTGTGCACGTGTAAATATGCTGTTGTGGGCATCAAGCAGCTCTCAGGtgatgaaataaaacaatattattGCTCCTATAAATAAATTCTTGGCAATGTCAGCTGGAGGAAACCATGGTGAAAGTGGCTGACACTGGGGCTGTTCCCACCTGCAGTATtctggctgtgcagcagagccGGGTCAGCACCACCTCTCTCTGAGAGCTGAGAACACAACCCAGTCCCAGGTCACCCTCCCATTAGACTGGTCATGAtggctcaggcagcagcagctcccagccccctcCATTCCATACAGTCACGTGCTGGCTCTCCATTGCCCTTTGCCAGGAGAAAGCCCTTGGTTTCCTTTCATTCCCAAAGGTAAGGTCCCAGttggctctgtgccctgtggtGTAGGGGACAGGACTGCCCAgttctgtgtgtgcatggggGCTTCATTCCTTGTTCAGTGCACTGGTTTGTtgtggggaagaggaagagtTTGTGGGGTGGGTCCTGTGATGACACAGATCACTGTACAATGCACTGCACAGGTACATCTGAGCATCTGCTTCCCCTCACACCCACAGTCAGTGCTCCAGGCACGTGGGGAGTTAAATGGAGCCCAGTTTTTGTGGTGCATATCAAAACCAGCACTTGGAGGTTGTGCCACACAAAAGGTGTGCACTGTGGTGAGAGCTCCTGTCTGCAGATCAGGGAGTGTGCAGGATGGTTGCATGGAAATTACCTGTGGAAAATTTGGCACCATGTCCCTCAGAAAAACAcctttttgctgtcttttctctccctggagTGTTTTGAGATACTTGAGCACAGAACAAATTACAAGTTATTGGAGAGGAACTGGAGGTGGCTGTCGCTTGTCCTTTtgactgctgtgttttctgttcaGGCTTCTCTGTAACATCACTTTGGGGCAATGGTTTGCAGCTTTTTAGGGGCCTGTTACCTAGTGCCTCTTGAGTGTGTTCTCCACAGCCTGCATGTTTCCTGTTTCTCAGCCTGGCATTTTAACTTCTTCATTCCTTATGGGTTGTAAGTAATCTTAGAGGATCATGGAATaccaggctggtttgggttggaagggatcttaagTTCCtctagttccagccccctgccataggcagggacaccatcCACTACACCAAGTTGCTTAGGGCCACATCCACCCTGGCCTTTAACAaattccagagatggggcaacaacagcttctctgagcaacctgtgccagtgcctcaacATATTCTGAgtttaaaatttcttcctaacatctaatctaaacctgccctctttcactTTAAAACCACTGCCCCATCTGCCTGTATAAAACATCCCTCTTGCTCCTTTTCATAAACCCCCTTCAAGTCCTGCATGGCCACAGTGAGGCCTCCCttggctcttctccaggctgagcattCCCAACTCTATCAGCTTTGcctcagagcagaggggctgcagctctcagagctgtCTGTGGCCCTAAGATCTTGCAAATAACTTCATACCTACAAACCCTAAGTTAGATTTTGCTTCCATGTGCAGTCACAAGCCCCAGCTGGGTCAGTAGAGTGTCATGCCATGTGTGCCTGTGTGGCATCATGGAAGGCAAAAGGACCTGAAAAGGTTGGGATTGCTGTGCTAACCCTGCCTGATCTTCCTGGGGAGATGAAGGTATTTGTGTTAACATGGACCAACAATTGCCAGCAGATGGATCAGCCCTGTTAAAAGGAGAAGTTAAAGTACTTGCAGGCTTTGCCTTCAGCctgggttggttttggttggttttttttgtttgttttttttttttttcagttctgtaatTTAATAGGCTCATTCATGCCTTTTGCACCAGAAAttaatcttcattttctctgacCATTTCCATGCTCCTTGAATTCCATCCCCCATTCCAGAGCAGTACTGGTTTATCACTCAAATAAGCTGCTTTGGGGATGTTTGTCCAACGAGTTGCTTTTGAGAGAGAATGAGGAGGGGTCTGGGGACACTTGTACTGTACAAGCAAGTGCTTTGTTGCCTGAaagagttaatattttttttatttttctttccaggacACACTAGTACCAGAAGAGTggaagaaatgtggaaaaacaaagcaaatgctttcagaacagaagaaaataaataactgaaagGCCAgaagaaggaaggcagaagacaattcttttttatatattaagTCAAAAGGGTGCCagttaaacttttttttaaatctttattttcatcatTGTGTTCATGCTGGAGTGCTTTTCATATGAATCTGGAAAATCTTTTATTCCCTGGATCCtctccccttctcccaggacatttgaatttctttttgaaaaaaagaaaggagaaaatacaaatCTGCTTTTTCCCCAGGTGCCCTTTCCTCATCCTAAAGATTTGTGAataaagaggaggaaaggataGTCCTGAGTGTTGTGTTTTGGCTGTCTCAGAGGCAGTGATTGGAAGCTGGGCTCACATGAGAATGAAAAGAGCTTTTTCTGGTGGGTAATTTGGTGTGTGAGTCATTGCTGAGAGTGAGGCTTCCTGTTCTTTCATGTCCCTTCCCTGGAGGCTGTTTATTGGGGGATCTTGCCTTGTGCCTGTCCCTTGggtgaggctgtggctgcctttCTCCACTGAAGGCTTCTCTCTCCCactccaggctgtgcccagctgctctgggccctgGGGTCAGGCCTTGTgggagccagctgtgctgctgctgtgcctggctgtgtctGACCCAGCAGCTTTGGGGGTCCTGTGGGGGCTGCACTTTCTTCCCAGCCTCTGGCAATAACCTTCTCACTCCAAACTGATGGAGGGTGTTGCTTCTGGTCTCCTATGAAAccaaagccaggtgtctgctgctTGCCATGTGGCCATGTTTGAGTTACTCAAACTCTAATTTTCCACCTAATTACTCCCTTCAGGACCACCAAGcagtgctgaggcagcagctttgGGTGTTACTGAAGGACTCACAGACAGTAATAACCGAGGGCCTAAATCTCCTCCTGATGAGCAACTTTCACTTGGGAAACTTAACAGttgctccctcccctgctcctgttcATCCTGTGTCCAGGGTGGTTGCCTTAGAGGTTTTTGGCAAAGGAGCCTTATCAAATGTCTTCTGGAAATCCAAGAAAATTACATCAGCAAGCAAGCATGTGGATAGAGGGTGTGGAGCTGAATCCTCCAAAGCATTTCACATGTGTGAGACATGACCCCACTTTATTAAATCCACCTTGTCTCTTCCCCATGCTGTTGCTCACACTTAGCTCACTGTTCCTGCTCTTTGTAGCTGTTCCTACCTGCTGGTGCAGTGTAAACATTAGGGTGGGCCCACAGAGGTTTAATGAACTTCTTTGACCTCCCCTGCACTCCTTCAAACACCAGATCTCAGGCTGCATTCAAGTCCTCTGGGACTAAAGGAGTTTTAGAGAAGAAATAACTAAGCTGTTCATAGTCATTTAACCTTAAATACTTTTTTAGCCTTGTATTTTGTTACTGCTCACTTAGAAGCTTTGTTTTGCAACTAATTCTTTCTGCTGATGCTTTGTGCTAGGACAGAACTTTTCCtgtgcctctggagctgcagcatgttatccaaggagagcagggatgcCAAAGGAGAATCATGGAGTGCCCCTGTGCTGTATCTTCTCTAAGCTGTGTGTGTTGCTAGTGATTGTACTACTTATGGATTAGGAAagattgtttttattattttggtcTTTTAGTcctcagatattttttatttggtttggtttttttatattttatctcaGAGATTATTTGTTTCCTCATTTTGAAACAAACTGAACCTCCAAAGGAACCTCTTTTATTCTAAATAGCTACACTCACCCATCCATTTAATCACACAGACTTAATCACCCAAAcactttctgaaatgtttttgaaagggTTTTGATTTATTGGCAGTATCCAATCAATGTTTGCATATGCCTTTTATGCTACTTAACAGAGTTTAAATTCTTTTTGCTACTATGTGTACTTACTACTTTAGGAatcttcttcattttttgtAATTCCTTTCCTTGGAGGGAGTAAGTCCTAATGGCTTTGAGTGTGTTGTTACAGAATATGTTTAGAAATCTATTTTGGACCAGGCTACTCAGGTGATTCTTTTGTGTATTTCTGCACTGGGGAGCAGAAGGATGtctctggcagctgcctgcccatggaagggtTGCAGTTATCCATtagtgctcctgctgctgtcagagcttCACTGCTCTCCCTCAACATCCTCTCCGTGTTTTCCATCCTGCTGAGTGCTTTGTAACACTTCCCTAGAGCTGGAATTGTAAAACCTGAACAGGCTGTAACAGGGAGGGAGTTGGTGCAAGgatgaaataatttccatgCACACTGGAGCCTCCTATCCTAAAACATGTCACCTGGTGATGGTAACTACTGCAGACTAACAGGGAATTGTTGGAGTGGAAGGAGGGAATATTTCACGGGCCTTAACACACATTTATATATCACTGTGTTTCCAGCCTGGTTTTGTTATTGGTACTGGAGCTGGTGCCTTTGTTAGTCCAGTTTTGAGTCATCCTTGGTGCACTGGACAACTGTCTCTGAGGAGCATCTTCCATTCTGGGCCCAGAATCAAGAAACTAAGGTCTCAACAAAAGAGCCATCTTGACCTGCTGTTGGACAGGTTTATTTCAAAGGACTcttatttcctgctgctgatgggAGAGCAGACCCATCCTGGTgttatttacatttctgtagACATAATTATTACACAAACAACAGGGGGATTGGggtgagaaggaggaaggagctgtaTGAGATTACTGGGCCAATACCTTACTCCTTTTAAAACACTTAAAGCATCCGCCCAAGAACTGTGATCATTCAACTCAGCTGGACCAGGAGGCTGAGTTGAAACAGTGACAGCCCAGTCTGATGCACAGGGATCTCCTTtagctctggcagagctgcaaCTTCAGCTTGAACTCCTCAAGGCTGAGCAGGAACCATTGCTGAGCATTTTAGAGTTcattctgctgccagggctctgtgtcaggcagcagcagccctgggcagtgtTTCCAAGGAATGGGAGATGTGTGGATTCATCTCTCACCTCACCCTGATCCTTGCTGTGTGTGGTTGTGCCATCAGCATCAATTTAGAGAACGCTGTAATCGATTTACTAAGTTGCCTAAAGGTGCCTTTTGATGGCCTCATATTTATTAATCAGACCCTCAAACAGAAAGATGACTTGGCAGAAATTTTGCCACACTTTGGGATTTGAAACCTTAATTAGCACACAGAATGTCCCCAGGATTACAAGTGTATTTCTTGTTTTAGTCTCTGTGAAAAGCAGCCTGAGGTTAAACCACagaggtggggttttttctgatTTAGTACAAAGCAGTATTTCAAGAGGGGAGTTAAATTGTAAAGGCTGGAGTAAATTAAGTAGTGCCTCAGCACTGCATTCCTTTGATCAGATCTGAGGAGTGTATGCATCAGGTGCTCACATCTGGGAGTGTCTTCACTGCCATGAAGGGCTCACTGTACAGTTTGGTCCATGAGCTCTGAATTATACTATacaaaaagaggaggaaaagagaattaCCAGAAAACTTCATAAGcacacacagaaattttttCATCCTTTGGAGGCTTTTCCTGACTGACCTTATCTGTGGAAAGGTAACCAAGTCAAGCATGGAAAGAGACATGCTGGAATATTATGCTGTCCCAGCTGAATCCACAGCTGTGATTTATGTGGAGTTCTgatcttccctctcttccccagcccctctttTGTTCAGTGTGCACACTGATCTCTCCACACCCCTGCTGGAAGGATTGGACAGGCTTTATTTCTGTGGGACAGCTGATCAAGTGAAGGTATTCCCAAGGATGGATGGTGTGCTGTCTCCCATTCCCTCAGGAATGGCAAGATTTAAAACATAATTCAAGTTCCAGCTGACTGTTTTCAGGAGTGAGGGATACAGAAAACAGTAAAACTTTATCTGCTGTCCAGTGCAGGGAAAACCTGACAGGTCCCAGGGACCTAGAGAaagtttctgctgctggagaaagacTTTTATCTGCCTTGAGCCTGGCCTAGACCCTCAGGCACTCTATCTCAGATAGCTTTGCAAGGCTGTTCCCAGACATCCACATGCAGCTTCACAGCACTTGTGTTCTGTCTGTTCAAACTAGCAGGGTTTTAGGTACTTGACAATATTGATTGGGAGCTTTGTCCCCCCGCTAAATTGCAGCAAGCACCTTTTTcatgggcagcagtgggagctggcaTTGCTGAGGGAGAGCCTTCAAACCTcgagcagtgcagcagcagtgagttatacacagggctgagcagggaatgGTACTCACCAGAGTGTGGGGAGgtggaaaagggagaagaattTACATGAGCTTAGCCAGGGTGCTGGGAAAGCCTTCCAGCCCACTGCTGTCAATGTCCTGAGGCCTGTCAAGGAAGAGGACAGGGATGGCATCATTGGGATCAAGagagaaattctcttttctgctaCTGTTTGACTGGATTACAAGGTTAAGACAGCAGAAtgatgtgctgctgtgtggtGCAGGCTGGCTCAGGACAGGCTGTTCTTATCTGCACCCTGCTTGTGAGGTCAGCCTTACTCTTTCCCTGACTGCTCCTGAAATGAGATTTAATTCAGGAGGTTCACACCTGGAAGGCAGGCAGTAATAAGGACCTGGGGGTGTtcctgcagtgagcagaggaTGACCTGATTGCCACCCACCTTTGGCTCTGCAGGATGGCTCCCAGGAAGTCCCTCAGCACCATCTGCTGCTGGTATTGGCTGTCCATCAGGATGCTGTCGGACTGGCGCCTGCTCAGGAactcctgcagcccttcccctgggctgctctcGCTGCTTCTGGGGGGTGAAGATGAGAAACCTCTTTGTTTCTGACATGGTTTTTTTTGTCCCTCACTCCAAGTTTGGCTCAGCACAGAAAGGGAGCCTGCTGGAACTGAGCCTAAGGACACTCTGCTTAATTTCAGCAAGGAACTGGTCACTGTATTTGCTCCTTTGTTAGAGGATGGGTTGGGCTGGCTTGCATCTGACCAGCTCGTCTTGTTCAGTGGCAGTCAGTGATCTAAGTAGCCAAGGGTAATGGAGAGGCTGTTTTCTGTGTTCAAACCAGGCCAGGGATAATGGTtcctgtcacagacatattttgtgaaaaatccttttgttaggctcttttctcctgagaagctgagaggcctcagaaacgaaatgtaaacaatgattatctgctgatgtggaatgtgacaggtgcatctttgattggtctgatgtggttgtttttaattaatagccaatcagagtccagctgtctcagactctctggtcagtcacaagattttatcattccattcctttctattctttgctagccttctgattaaatcctttcttctattcttttagaatagttttagtatatcattttcttttaatagaatatatatcataaaataataattcagccttctgaaacacggagtcaagattctcatctcttcccttgttgGGGTTGCCTGCAAATTCTACAGGTTCCCTACCAATGGAGGATCATTGCAAATATTACCAGCAAATATTATTGCTTGTTGGTATTGCAGCAGAACTCTCAGCTGATCTGATGCTTACAGCCTTGGAGGAAAGCATTAATTAGGCTGCTTAATGATAACTGTGATTAGGGGTATCCAAGACTGTAGGGATGCAGGATGCCCTTTGGGatgtggagcagcaggagagaatgcttctgctgcagtgaaAGGCAGCCACTCCTGCCAGGTGTGTGAAGATACTGCCCAGGGTAATAGGAAAAAACCAGCCCTAGggcagcagggtgctggggctTACCCAAGCCTCTTGCCAATGATGGTCTGGAGGAATTTTCGGGCTGAAATCTGCCCCAGGAATTTCCTGTAGTTGTCAGTGAATATGGCGTCAGCGTGGCGCTGCATCCTGGGGGAAAGAAGCACAGGGGGCTctctgagctggcagtgagAAAAAACTCAACAGCCCACGTGTCACAGGGCTGACACCAGGGCAGGCCACCCAGCAAACACCTGGTAGTGTTGGACTGCATTAGTGTTGGAGGGTAAAAGGATTTGAGGGAGCTCAGTCCTGACAGGGAGGCAGCTGGCAAAATGAAATatctggggcagggctgggatatccctgtgctctgcagcagcagcatcacctccTGGGAGGGCTGTGTCTGGTGACAGGACCCTCCAGCACATCTCTAGCCTATGGTTTGACCCAGGCTCCAGAAAATCCACAAGTAAGGGAAGCACAAACCACTGGGCTGGTGCCACTGTTGTAAGGATGAGTCCTCTGTGCTTCAGGCAGAAACAATCATCCTCTGTCTCCAGGCAGAGATGGCAAGGAGAGGCTCTAGCATCCCTGCAAATCGAGTCCCAGAGCTCAGTGGAAAATtctgttccctgcaggagccctgggccTGTGAGCCTGCCCCTGTCAGTATGTCCTTGCTGGTAGGGACAGCAGGACATGGCTCTGGACATGGGTGATGGTTTGGGACTaactgagctgctcctgggctggggggagacTGTGAGCAGCacactctgcagcagcagggctggcaggtgaGGTACAAACCTTTTCTCAGCAGGGTCTGTTAACaagccctcctcctcctgctcctgtgccagggggttgtggctctgcagtgagctgctgtgctgcagctggaagctCATGGCCTTGCCAGCAACCG is from Serinus canaria isolate serCan28SL12 chromosome 20, serCan2020, whole genome shotgun sequence and encodes:
- the GHRH gene encoding somatoliberin: MLDKATLLLFLHLVTCSISSPLYPALRFSPGPVAGKAMSFQLQHSSSLQSHNPLAQEQEEEGLLTDPAEKRMQRHADAIFTDNYRKFLGQISARKFLQTIIGKRLGSSESSPGEGLQEFLSRRQSDSILMDSQYQQQMVLRDFLGAILQSQRPQDIDSSGLEGFPSTLAKLM